The Helianthus annuus cultivar XRQ/B chromosome 11, HanXRQr2.0-SUNRISE, whole genome shotgun sequence region aacttAATCATTTTGTATATTTTTCTATAGTGTTTggcagggccggccctgagaattcgtataccctgttcgagctcgaagaaatgtgcccttaggccttaacgaaattgggtattgggcttaCGGGGTCTAAATCTAATGCCAAAGaggttaataactaatctaaaccataagaatagttttgtaagagggcctatgttggtgtttgtatgcgTGTACCctattaaaacaatattttacatatacatatcgggtttttttcataaaaaatgtGCCCCTCGagatatcgggccctggccggtggtcctccctgcccacccccagggccggcTATGGTGTTTGGTTCAAAACGTAAATAGCAATCACGTTGCTTCTTACTGAATAAAAACTAGTGTTGTACTAAAAGTAATATCTTCAACTATAAAATGTTGCAAATTATGTGATTCGTATATAAAATTTAATTAAGTAATCACCGTGTTATATAATACATGGTAAAAGTTTGTTGCATAACCTTAAACCAACATTTCTTATGTATGGTGATTCAGTCTGCGATGTGTGCGGCTGCACATACTTAAAAGTTTGTCCACATCGCTGCTCAATACGTATGCACAGATGCATGTATGTgttaaacacacacacatatggtaaggatcatgagaaaactccCTTCATAAAAAGACTAAAAAAACTATATACCGGACATGTGTAGTATATACTACATATGTATGGTACTAACTACGTATGCTCATGTATACAGTATACGATATACTGCATATATGATGTATATATTGTATATATGTATCAAGTATATGTTGTGTATATGCAACATATGCTTTACTACATATGTGTAGTATGATATaattatgaattttttttttgttttctcttgaAAAAATAATTTTTCCGTGATTCAGCccttatatatattataaaacaaATCATAACATAAACTTATTGATAGCGTACCTATGATGATAACCATAGAAGTAAATATAAGAAAAAGAGTAAGCAATGAAAGGCTCTTCATGACAAATTCTTTCAACTACAAATATTTGACTCTAAATGAAAGAAGTTACAATTTATAACAAACTATAAGAACAAAGAACGAAACTTAATCCTCCACGAGCTAAGTGTGTATATATTTGAAGTAATGCATGCAATGTGCGTGAACTAGGTTGTTATAAATATACATATGGGGATTTTTCAAATTAAAACTAAGAAATATGTTGAAAACTACACTATTTATTTTAGGGAGTTAATATTCACACATCTCTCATCTCTATCTCTTCCTATACATACATAGATATAcatagagagagatagagtgaaaagggatgtgaaaataagatttagAGGTGTGAAAATAGTGGAAGCCTTATTATTAATGTGAGGCATGGCTCGCTGAAGGGTCACACACTTTGGTTGGTATGTTGATTCTCACATCTCCAATGTGAATGGCACCACACCACCCTGACcgaaccaccaccacctcctaGAACACCATCCAAGCATTTGCTCCAAAACACTTCCTACTTTAGATGCACCCATCCGTAACCAAAAACCGCACCCTCAGCACCCATAACCAGCCCCTAAACCAGCACTAAAACACCCACCTCCATATACACTTTTTGAAAAACAACGACGTCATACCACTTTTAAAACCAGCTTTTCTGCCTTTTTTCATCTCCATCTCTAAAACTCTAAACATACTTTTGTTATTTATAGCATTCCAAAGAAAAATAACTAACCTACTTATAGACCCACAACTCTACTAACAATTGACCCACTATTTCTAGACTATAGTAAACAAAGAAAAAAGAACAATGCTCTAAAGTGGAACGTGGACTAGTGCCGCTGAATACTATTAGCGGAACATATATCAAAGAATATATTTGTATTTTTTTGTATATATCTCTCCATTAGTTTAGGAGATCTATGTTTATCCTCTTGTAACTTATATTTATAGAGCTTTACTTTATCAATAATATTATCGAATTCTTCAAGATTACATGGCATCAGAACGCATCCGCTCTATACCCTAGCTAGTCGATAACTCTCCTTCGGGTTTCGATCTGACTTCTTTGTTTCGACCAATACTGTTTTGCCGGCCACCTTGATTTCGATCTTGCCCTGTTGAAACTTCTGAAACATCCACAAAGAAACCCGCTCCTCTTCACCCCGCCTACACTGTCACATATGATCAGAAGAAGGTCCGTGTGGGTGAAGCTTTTTCAACTTCATGCACGTGGGTGTGAGGTTTTGGATCACATCCATGAGAAACGTCCGCCTAAAGATGACCCTACGTATGAGCAATGGATGAAGATTGATGCTCTCGTTCTTCAATGGATTTATGGTACCTTGTCTGAAGACTATCTCCTTGGTGTTCTTGAAGCTGAGTCAACCGCCCTAGAAGTCTGGGATCGTGTGAAAACCATATTTCTCAACAACAAAGGCCCAAGATGTGTTGCTCTTCAACAAAATTTTATTAATCTCAAGCTAAGTGCCATGCCCTCTGTGGAAGCTTATTGTCTGACACCCCGAGATCTTGCAGCGTAGTTGAATGATGTAGGTAATTCCATCAATGAATAGAGTCTCGTTTTGCAACTTGTGGCGTGGGTTGCCAATGGAATTCGATAATATCGGTTTCATTATTAACCAATCTTTACCCATGTGGGTTGCCAATGGAATTCGAAAGACACGCTGCTCGGGAAGGTACCCGCTCTGCACCATCCAAGGCGTTGGCTGCTGTGATCTCTTCTGGTTGTGGTGGCCCAAATCACAACCCTCAGCTGAGGTGATGAGGGTTGCGCCTTAAGGCGCCTCAACGTGCCTCAGGCACGCTTTTTTATGCCCAGGTcacccttcatcttcttcaacGATTAGTGGCTTTGGCCATCAAAAGTCGGCTAGGTTGCCGCTGGTTGAATTTCAATCTCAAAGATATGGATAGCTGCTGTCAAACAGAAAGAAAATCAAAGGTGCCGATCACTTTTTTTGGATCGATTTTGGTTTGAGGAGAATGACAGTGTCAAAAAGAACAATCGATAACAACATAGCGGGATCCCAACTAAATGTTGACATATATGCTTTACGCTCCAGGAAACAAGAGTTAATGACGATCCACCACCCACATAATCCACCCAAGTATGccttttgtttaaacatttggATCATGTATATCCGATTGGGAGTTAGATCATGTATTTCGTGTACTGGATCTAGCGACCAAGTTGTTGGCTTGCTGTGTTCAAATTTTGGTTCAGTTTCTCCTATCCAAAAACGTATTCGTTCGCTAATCTCCCTATGGTTGTGTTTTGTATTGTTGTATTCGCATCAGGACTTCTAGTGTGCATTCTGATTGGATCGGAAATGGTTCGTACAAAAGTCTTCATATGTATTAAAGGTTTTTAGAAAAACCATGTACGAAACCCAACAGTTTTTCCATTTCCCTATGTTCTATAAACTTTATCTTCATCAGAATAATCGCCGAATATATACAGATTAGGGAATACCTGCTTATCATGCTAATAAGTAAAGCGTTTTATAACTTTGTGTTATAGATTTACCTTACAAGAATGGCACAGACAGAAAACCAAAGATGTTGAACACATTACAAAATCTTTGACAGCCATATGTTTTGCAAGAACACCGACAACAATAGCAGACCGTCAGTTCTAGACGTTCAAACACTGAACTAAAGTTCATCTCTGAGCCCATAACCGCTTGGATATCCAGCTTCCTTACCGTGACCATGACCGTGGCTATGGTCATGACCACTGAAACCATGGTGGTGAACATTGGCTGTTGCTTCATCAAGCAATTCACGAATATGGTCCGGTACAGGCTCTTTTTTCTTGGAGTCTTTGATGGGTTTTGGTAAGCTGTACACAAACTCGCGTATACTTTCTGCCAGCTCATCAGCTGTATCATCCTGCACAAACCAAAGATGTAATAGTTAAGTGATATCCTAGAACAGATTATATCAAATTTGCTTATAAAGACGGTTGGTTCAGGCCCCTTTGATTACACACAACACACACGTATGTATATTGAGTTGCAAAAGAAAAGCTTCTGTATTCAATAATAAAAAAAGGGTACATCACAAATAAAACAATGCTACTATTTATAATAAACTAATAACCATcacatgcaaaaaaaaaaaaataaaaataaaaaaaaaaaaaaaaaaaaaaaaaactcagtcCATGTCTCCATGAAATCGGCAACAACTTGCAACGTTCACATCCACTCATCTGACCCGTTTAAGCTATTTGGTTCCATAACCAGGCCCGTACATGTTAACCCATCATACGTGACCTGCATTTTGGACCCATCCCGTGACCCGATAACGTGCCGACCCCTGACCCGTACTCGACCCGAGTCATCAAGATTAACCCAACAAAGACTGTGGCATTTCAGCAGATTTGCCCAAACTAAATTACATTATTATCATAACATTGATcactaaacaaacaaaaaagATGGTGTTGACCAAAATAAGTCAAAGATAACTGTTTTGCAGAATGGTGATCAGCCTTGAAAATATCATTCAAGGGCGAGTATAAGATAGTACTTCTTTTGGTAATAGTAGTAATCGAAAGTGCAAAAAGACAATAATGGCCACAAAGGTTCAATAAGAAGACTATAGAAGGCTTATAAATTTAACTGATACAAACAATTCACCCATTCCATTGCCCTGCAAATTTATAACATTCATTGAATCAACTTTCAACCATACATGACACACCATAGTTGTCGACAGAGAATAGCGACAAGGCACCTATAGGCtacgtagcgaatagcgacaaatagcgacgcctattttataaatagcgattacactagaaaaagaattttgaaaatttttatatgtatattacatcaaaatacccttgtatatatgctattttacatgtatatttaacaaaaacctataaatccagctattttatagctatgtCTAATCGATAttaacatcaaaaaaaaaaaaaactaactgtcGCTAAGTTCGCTATTGATCGCTAAGACCCATATGGCGACACTTGGTCGCATggctacatagcgcgctatagcggtcgctatagccgctattaacaactatgtgACACACTTTTGACCCATTCACTTCTGAGTGAAACCATTCGGGTTATTGTTATCCAAAGAGGTTGAAAGAAATTAGTAAAAAACAAACAGGTCGAATAGGTGTCAAACTGATTTAAAGGCACTCAAAATTTATTTTCATTGACGGAAATAGACTGTTATTCAAAAAGACGAATTCTTGTACCATACAACAACATTTTTTAAAAGATTTGGATACAAAGTGTTTAAGGTCAACCCAACATGAACACACCAAAAAGGCAAAAACATACCCGTTGTAACCCATTACTCAGTCCGCCTGTTTTCCCACCCATATGTGATACATTCGAAGATAAACTATAGTCATCAAAAGCAACAATATATTCAAATTTAACAATCACCATGATCATAAAACAATACTGCAGCCCAATTCAAACTGTGTAATTCTCACCTGTGGCCAGCAGCCACCGGAATGTGTGACAAATGCCGCATGAGGAAGCACCTCCGCCAGTTGCCGCCCCTTTTCAATCCACTCGTTAGACAAACCGCTGGACCAAATCACTTGCATTGGCAAATTCTTCACACCATCTAGTTTACCCCATTCTCCAGCGTCAAAACTAGAATTCATCTTTTTCCCCATTTCAAGAACCGATTTAACTCCATCCGCACTCTTCAAAAGAAGCCTATGACTCTCCGTATCCAACACGCCCCCTGTTTTCGAACAACAACGTCGAACAACCTTATCAAAAACAAACCCTAAACCAGAGACAACCCCTCTAACCACCGGCACTTTCAAAACCCACAAAGGAAAAGCCGACTGATCTGATGCACTATCAACAAGAGTAACACTTCTTACAACCCCTAGATTTTTCGCCACCCAATTCGCCCCCAAATTGAATGCCGAATCATGAAGAACCAAATCAACCGGACCCAAACCCGTCGCATCAATCACTTGCCCCAAAACCCTGCCCATTTCATCAGGACCGAGTTCAATCGCCTTCAAACTCGTCACTTTCGACATCCTAACCTCATTTTCGGGATAATCATAATTCACATACCCTTGCTCAACCAACTGATCAAACCCCCAAAAAATACCCTTTTCTTTAATTTCATTATACATCTCCAAAACCCTCCCAAAACCCGAGACTTCTTTCTCCTCCGTCACCGATTCGAATTTATCCGAAAACCCGGAACCGGGCAGGTCAATAGCAACAGCATGAACCCCATTTTTCCCCAAACTTTTGACAATTTTACTGAAAACATAAGAGCTGCAGCCTAACCCATGTACAAAAAGAACTTTACTTGAAGAATCTACTGGACCATCTTGAATAGAAAATACCTCAATTGAGCCGCTGTGAACAGTTGGTTGGACCTTTATGGTTCTGCCACTAGAGTAGTGTTGTCTGAGATTTGTGGGCAGTGTAAGAAACCATGTTTTGGGGTCTTGTTGGGTGTAAAGATTTGAAACTGTGACGAATATTAGGGTTATGATTGAGACTGAGATGGTGAAGTAGAACCAGAAAGTGAAAGGGTTTGGAGTTGATTTTGGAGATGGTGAAGATGGTTTGTGTTTGGGAGAGTTTGGTGTGTCTGGTTCTTCTGTTAGGATCGCCATTGATGTGGGTTTGAAGGTGCAATGGGGATGAAGATGATGGAAGTGAGTTGAAGATGTAAAAGAATTGGGAAAGGTAACAAGAGACTGGATCTTTGTTTTCAACTTTTACATGTTTCATGAAAACTTGCACCCACAAAAAGAAAGTGAACTAGATTCAAGATTCAATTTGATTTCAGAAtttcaagagtaaattacaaaaatcttATTTCAAcgttttttcttttataattacAGAAAATGTATCCGATGTTTACAAACACTttcaagttatgtcctttagccctaactcagttaattttttatggttaaatctgaccaaatgaaccccatatgagggtattttggtcattttactttCATGTGTGGTCCATTTGTTTACATTTAatcacaaaaataccctcatgtagggtctatttggtcagatttaatcataaaaattaactgagttagagctAAAGGACATGAGttgcaagagtttgcaaacatgaagtacgttttttttaattattgaagacaaatgaTATAATTTGCAAATGAGTAAGATACATAAAATATGATTTTGTAATTTACTCGAATTACAATATATTTGAAGTGGGGTCGTGGTAATCACGCGCTTTGTGAAAGGCATCATTTGTTTGCTAAAATGTGTGATAGTATCATTACTTTAACACAATAATGAAAAAGCACGTATTAATTTAAAGATTTGTTATGCTAAAGCCTAAAATGTGTGATAGTATCATTGCTTAAACACAATAATGAATAGCGCGTCTTAAATTGGCGAAATGAAAAGCACGTCTTAATTTTGCAAAATTAAACCTGTGTTGTTGTGGCGACGCGAGAAAAAGTTAATAGGGGTCGGTTCGTTATAGGATCAACAATGTAGCATATGTAAGACAAAACTCAAAAATAAACGGTATCAGTTTAGTTTGTTAAAAAAGCGAACCTACAAAAATCGGAACATATAAAAATTATTTGATTATTAAAAGAAAGAGTAAATGGTTATTTTAATCCCTAAGGTTTGTctcaaattgtcattttagtcaaaaatagttttttttcctcCTCTGGATACCTGACTTTTCCCATTTGTTGTCATTTTGATTATCTTGCATAACTCCATCCAAAATACTCAATTAAGTCAAGGCGTATTTTGGTCACTTTACAATTATATTTTGTTTTTGCAATTTTCATCTGATCtctttttaaaatatttattttcttttaattatgtatatatttatattatatatattaatatacactagtcgtttacccgcgcgatgcggcgggaaacatatcacttaggttggtaaGTTTAGGGCTATATACGGGGcggttcggttttgagccataaccaaaaccaaattcgctATGCAACGGAAAACAAAACACTTGTTAATAATTTTAATGGTGTGCATGAGAAGGTTCAGTTCAGTTCAGGTGGGTCAGAACTAAAATTTAAATTTCCGGTTAAGGTACTTCAAAACCGGCGGGGTTACAAATCATGACGCGGTACTCGTTTTTTGTTAGTTTATCAATCATCTTGTGATATATTGCTTACTATTTCTATTGGCTTTTTTTATTCGTAACATTGGTACGTCATGAGCTTTAtagataataattaaataattaaaaaaaatcatacatTCGAAACAGTACAAGGAATCGGGTTTCATTAGACCCACTGAATCTTTTAATCAATATAAATTATTATAAATTACTAAAACACAACGCTCAGCTAAAGGAGCCAAGAGTTTTGTCTTTTAGTTCTGTTTTTTACTATATTTACTATACTACTCAACTTTAACTTTTTTAATATATGTTTAGCCTCTCTACTTTAATTATTTAGTCTCTCTACTTTTATTCTTTTTCATATTTTGCCTTTCAGTGTTTTCTCTCGCTAACGTGACGAACCAGACTGACTTTAACTGAACAATATCGTTACCGGTATCTATATTAACtgaacaagttttttttttttttttgaaatgccACGTAAATAAAATCTAGTTAATACTACTTCAAGTAGGGTGAAGCGTTTCTATCAACACTTCAGACTTCAGAGGCCTCATGCCTCAGACGCACTATTTTAAACCAATATTCAAGTTGTCACTTCTACTTAAACTTGTTTTGTACTGGTTACCCAGACCTCAAAATTTAACTTTGCTACATCAGACCATAAAATGCAACTATTCAACTCATACAATAGTTTCCCAAATCCCAAGTTCTTTTAAATAATCAAGAATTCTTCCATACTATTTAGCATTGTGTTCATCTTTTCTCCATGCAAATGGGCAGAATATAAATTGATTTGTTAATTAAGTTATAACATAAAGAAAGGATTCTATAGATTACAGAACAATATTCATACATTCTCTATATGAAGGCAACATAAAGAAGCACCAATAGGCTACCAAAGGCGTCAAACGTTTGCCAGCCAGCTCCGAAACCAGATATCTAGTTGCAATCTGCCATCATAAGATTAGGCAATGAGTCAAAATCGGTACTGACCGAAACATGTCACATTGGGCCGGCAGGGGCAGATATAGCTTGTAAATAGGGGTAGCCCCGCTACCCCTTAACGCTCcagcggtagtgtaaattttggaaaaaaaatgacgttttttcgatttcattACTCCTTTTTTTGAAATGttgattttctagatccgccattGCAGGGCGGGCTTGGGAATATCTGCGAACACTTTCTTTTCTTTATGTATAAACAGCTAATGCATAATTGTAACTATAGAAACAATACTATTACAATTTGTTTGCATatctattaataataataatgttttaGGAGGTTGCATGCACTAAATATAAACGTCAGACCACTTATAACCAGTTTGACCCATTCGACTTGTGTTCATATTAGCTATTTTTTTAATTTGGCCCATTTGAAACAAAACACAACCCAAATCGACCCATTCATAAGTAATGAATCAAATTTGCCACCTATATTTACGAAGTTTCTTCCTTTTCTATACAAAATATACCACTTGAACAGTGACATTTACCGAACCAACTTTCAACTTCGTATCATGACATaaagattttaaactaaaaaaaaaaaattatttctaATGACCACAGAACTACATAGCTGTTAACACCAATCACTCATTTgaacatcatcaaatcatgctTAAATTTCATACTATTGGTCAACAGTATATTATAAAGTTagcaattttgacccatttacttatgaATGAGTAGATGTGGATGATGATTTGTTCCCTAGTTCTAACTAAAAAATTTAACTGAAAGAGAAACGGGTTGAACATATTGAAATTCCTCAAAAGTGTCTTTTTGAACTCACATAGTAAccgcgcggggggggggggggggggggggggggtgtaggTCGACCAACCGGCCACATTTTGACTATTTAACCATCCCGCCTATTTTGACACTTGGAATGTAAAAAAAAGTTAGAAACTAACCTTCCAGACGTGTGTATCAACAGGAACAACATGATGTTGATCTAGAGAGAACAAAGCTATGCAGGCTGCAACGTTGGGGCCCACGCCAGGTAGACTCGTTAGAAACCTGAAATGGCCATAGCAAACCCACAGCCGCCACCGTCAAGTTGGGGCCCACGCCAGGTAGACGCACCAGATTGCTAAAAATGCCACATGCATTCCCCTTCTTTTTGTAATCTTCTTCTGAAAGCAGCAAATTTGCAATTCGAGGGATACATCGACTCAACTCTTCATATAAGAAGTCGTTATGAAAAGCTGCATTACTAATCTATTAAAAATAGTGGCCATGTGTTATTTACTTATTTCAACATAAACATAcatattgttataaaaaaaattagaatcCCATCTTACTGCAAAACAAGCAAACTTGCGGGTGTGTTTGTCCCTGTCAGAGCAGCGATCAACCAAGAGACTGATGATATTATACTTCGCCTATAACAGAATATTGTTAGGCCAACTGCCAACTTGACGCACGCAGTCCCTTTCGCGGCCGGTGTCATGGTACTTAAGCTAAACAAGCAGATAAAATACTTAGCAAATGGTGAAAAGTGCTTAAAAACGTTAAAAAGAGCTCTCTCATATACCCTAGGAGGAGGTAAAATCCAAGCTTCAACAGATGCTAGCTGTGTGCTAATTTTTATCCCAAACTCCTTCGCATAAGGATCCTGTCCATAAGCATtgtgtctgaaagtctgcaaaaGTTAAGATACATGTAAGTGAGCCAAAGCCAGAAGAGAGTAAAACACAGAAAACGCTAATTGTT contains the following coding sequences:
- the LOC110888334 gene encoding uncharacterized protein LOC110888334 translates to MIRRRSVWVKLFQLHARGCEVLDHIHEKRPPKDDPTYEQWMKIDALVLQWIYGTLSEDYLLGVLEAESTALEVWDRVKTIFLNNKGPRCVALQQNFINLKLSAMPSVEAYCLTPRDLAA
- the LOC110890385 gene encoding protein AUXIN RESPONSE 4, which codes for MAILTEEPDTPNSPKHKPSSPSPKSTPNPFTFWFYFTISVSIITLIFVTVSNLYTQQDPKTWFLTLPTNLRQHYSSGRTIKVQPTVHSGSIEVFSIQDGPVDSSSKVLFVHGLGCSSYVFSKIVKSLGKNGVHAVAIDLPGSGFSDKFESVTEEKEVSGFGRVLEMYNEIKEKGIFWGFDQLVEQGYVNYDYPENEVRMSKVTSLKAIELGPDEMGRVLGQVIDATGLGPVDLVLHDSAFNLGANWVAKNLGVVRSVTLVDSASDQSAFPLWVLKVPVVRGVVSGLGFVFDKVVRRCCSKTGGVLDTESHRLLLKSADGVKSVLEMGKKMNSSFDAGEWGKLDGVKNLPMQVIWSSGLSNEWIEKGRQLAEVLPHAAFVTHSGGCWPQDDTADELAESIREFVYSLPKPIKDSKKKEPVPDHIRELLDEATANVHHHGFSGHDHSHGHGHGKEAGYPSGYGLRDEL